Proteins from a single region of Chromobacterium sp. ATCC 53434:
- a CDS encoding DedA family protein — protein sequence MDTLQILLDFFTGYGYVAVFAVLLICGFGVPIPEDITLVAGGVISGLGYANVHYMFVVGMAGVLVGDGIMFLAGRIFGHKVLRFKPIARILTQERFEAVQEKFEKYGNWVLFVARFLPGLRSPIFITAGMTRRVPYWRFLLMDGFAALISVPVWVYLGYYGAANRDWLMTMVHRGQAGILAVVAVLLLAVACVWLKRRRVSCVKK from the coding sequence ATGGATACTCTGCAGATACTTCTCGATTTCTTCACTGGCTACGGATATGTGGCCGTGTTCGCGGTGTTGCTGATTTGCGGTTTCGGGGTGCCGATTCCCGAGGACATCACCCTGGTGGCCGGCGGCGTGATTTCCGGCCTCGGTTACGCCAATGTGCACTATATGTTCGTCGTCGGCATGGCCGGCGTGCTGGTCGGCGACGGCATCATGTTCCTGGCCGGACGCATTTTCGGCCACAAGGTCCTGCGCTTCAAGCCGATCGCCCGCATCCTGACCCAGGAGCGTTTCGAGGCGGTGCAGGAGAAATTCGAGAAATACGGCAATTGGGTGCTGTTCGTTGCCCGCTTTCTGCCCGGCCTGCGCTCGCCGATCTTCATCACCGCCGGCATGACGCGCCGGGTGCCTTATTGGCGCTTCCTGCTGATGGACGGCTTCGCCGCGCTGATCTCGGTGCCGGTCTGGGTTTATCTCGGCTATTACGGCGCCGCCAACCGCGACTGGCTGATGACGATGGTGCATCGCGGCCAGGCGGGGATTCTCGCCGTGGTGGCGGTGTTGCTGCTGGCGGTAGCCTGCGTCTGGCTGAAGCGCCGCCGCGTGTCCTGCGTCAAGAAGTGA
- a CDS encoding rhomboid family intramembrane serine protease yields the protein MRPPLASLLPALLPLLTPWGEAARRWRFDPGMDGEWWRDFTGSWVHADWRHAALNGAGLLLLAWLGGQRAVGPLCGLALLLPWLLAWQQRLLPEPQPFLGASGIVYGWWAAVAWLERREAAGRWLAALLLLRLVWQGLWPNLGSGGEPVLWSAHVGGALSAPLLLLAFSHARRAARAALPRTSAHSLWCRPRRPPAR from the coding sequence TTGAGGCCGCCGCTGGCCAGCCTGCTGCCGGCGTTGCTGCCGCTGTTGACGCCCTGGGGCGAGGCGGCGCGGCGCTGGCGTTTCGATCCCGGCATGGACGGGGAATGGTGGCGGGACTTCACCGGCAGCTGGGTGCACGCCGACTGGCGGCACGCGGCGCTGAACGGCGCGGGCCTGCTGTTGCTGGCCTGGCTGGGCGGTCAGCGCGCGGTCGGGCCGCTGTGCGGGCTGGCGCTGCTGCTGCCGTGGCTGCTGGCCTGGCAGCAGCGTCTGCTGCCGGAACCGCAGCCTTTTCTCGGCGCCTCGGGCATCGTGTACGGCTGGTGGGCGGCGGTCGCCTGGCTGGAGCGGCGGGAGGCCGCCGGCCGCTGGCTGGCGGCCCTGCTGCTGCTGAGGCTGGTCTGGCAGGGCCTGTGGCCGAACCTGGGGTCGGGCGGCGAGCCTGTGCTCTGGTCGGCCCATGTCGGCGGCGCCTTGTCGGCGCCGCTATTGTTGCTGGCGTTCAGCCATGCACGACGCGCGGCACGCGCGGCGCTGCCGCGCACATCAGCTCATAGCCTATGGTGCCGGCCGCGGCGGCCACCCGCTCGATAG
- the alr gene encoding alanine racemase: protein MTRPIRLEISLPAIRHNFLSIRQRSQARGLFAVIKANAYGHGVLDTAKTLADLADGFALLNIEDAVLLREAGIDRPIALLEGPFDATEAAAMADYRLGGAVHSEQQMDWLAKGSAQRPVDVWLKINSGMNRLGFRPDQAAAAQARLQAMPQARLAAVMTHFATADEDYGVAEQWGRFAPLAAASGLPVSAANSAALLRHPHTHGDIGRPGIVLYGASPFENETGADLGLAPAMTLSADIIAVQTLQAGDAVGYGRRFVADRSMRIGVVACGYADGYPRIAANGAPAAVDGRPCSLVGRVSMDMLTVDISDLPQAGVGSRVELWGPNAPIERVAAAAGTIGYELMCAAAPRVPRVVHG from the coding sequence ATGACACGCCCGATCCGGCTGGAGATTTCCCTCCCTGCCATCCGCCACAATTTCCTGTCCATCCGCCAGCGTTCGCAAGCCCGCGGCCTGTTCGCCGTGATCAAGGCCAATGCCTACGGCCACGGCGTATTGGACACGGCAAAGACCCTGGCCGATCTGGCCGACGGTTTCGCCCTGCTCAATATCGAAGACGCGGTGCTGCTGCGCGAGGCCGGCATAGACCGGCCCATCGCGCTGCTGGAGGGACCATTCGACGCGACCGAGGCCGCCGCGATGGCCGACTACCGGCTCGGTGGCGCCGTCCACTCAGAACAACAGATGGACTGGCTGGCCAAAGGTTCCGCCCAGCGGCCGGTCGACGTCTGGCTGAAGATCAACAGCGGCATGAACCGGCTGGGCTTCCGCCCGGACCAGGCCGCCGCCGCGCAGGCCCGGCTGCAGGCGATGCCGCAGGCGAGGCTGGCCGCCGTCATGACCCACTTCGCCACCGCCGACGAAGACTACGGCGTCGCCGAACAATGGGGCCGCTTCGCGCCGCTGGCCGCCGCCAGCGGACTGCCGGTCAGCGCCGCCAACTCGGCCGCGCTGCTTCGCCATCCGCACACCCACGGCGACATCGGCCGGCCCGGCATCGTGCTGTACGGCGCCTCGCCGTTCGAGAACGAAACCGGCGCCGACCTCGGCCTCGCGCCGGCGATGACGCTGTCGGCCGACATCATCGCCGTGCAGACGCTGCAGGCCGGCGACGCGGTCGGCTACGGCCGCCGCTTCGTCGCCGACCGGTCCATGCGCATAGGCGTGGTCGCCTGCGGCTACGCCGACGGCTACCCGCGCATCGCCGCCAACGGCGCGCCGGCGGCGGTGGACGGCAGGCCGTGCTCGCTGGTCGGCCGGGTATCGATGGACATGCTGACGGTGGACATCAGCGATCTGCCGCAGGCCGGCGTCGGCAGCCGGGTCGAGCTATGGGGGCCGAACGCGCCTATCGAGCGGGTGGCCGCCGCGGCCGGCACCATAGGCTATGAGCTGATGTGCGCGGCAGCGCCGCGCGTGCCGCGCGTCGTGCATGGCTGA
- a CDS encoding FKBP-type peptidyl-prolyl cis-trans isomerase, with translation MSELIIEELAIGEGAEAVVGQEVTVHYTGWLTDGSKFDSSKDRMQPFSFPLGAGYVIKGWDQGVQGMKVGGKRKLTIPAELGYGARGAGGVIPPHATLVFEVELLQVG, from the coding sequence ATGAGCGAACTGATCATTGAAGAACTGGCCATCGGCGAAGGCGCGGAAGCCGTCGTCGGCCAGGAAGTCACCGTGCACTACACCGGCTGGCTGACCGACGGCAGCAAATTCGACTCCAGCAAGGATCGCATGCAGCCGTTCAGCTTCCCGCTGGGCGCCGGCTACGTGATCAAGGGCTGGGACCAGGGCGTGCAGGGGATGAAGGTCGGCGGCAAGCGCAAGCTGACCATTCCGGCGGAGCTGGGCTACGGCGCGCGCGGCGCCGGCGGCGTGATTCCGCCGCACGCGACGCTGGTGTTCGAAGTGGAGCTGCTGCAGGTAGGTTGA
- a CDS encoding DUF2189 domain-containing protein has product MDVTDREAPPVRPVARKVELLQPLQWLKKGFRDFQKVPADCLFYGAIFVLMGYLLGAYVEQAPELVITFATVFLLAGPFLAIGLYDIAKQMEAFDGHGRVKLLHSMAAWRVNMPGFSLYAVLLAVLVFGWFRVSLLMFALFYDTAALPNLNEIVADAFKADNIEFLIAYFAVGFLFAQMVFSVSVVSIPMLLDKEVDTITAMIASVQAVYRNVLTMGLWAVIIVVLSVVGFATYYLGLIIIMPVLALASWHAYRDLITFER; this is encoded by the coding sequence ATGGATGTGACCGATCGCGAAGCGCCGCCGGTACGGCCGGTGGCGCGCAAGGTGGAACTGCTGCAGCCGCTGCAATGGCTGAAAAAGGGTTTCCGCGACTTCCAGAAAGTGCCGGCCGACTGTCTGTTCTATGGCGCGATCTTCGTGCTGATGGGCTATCTGCTCGGCGCCTATGTCGAGCAGGCGCCGGAGCTGGTGATCACTTTCGCCACCGTCTTCCTGCTGGCCGGCCCCTTCCTGGCCATCGGCCTGTACGACATCGCCAAGCAGATGGAGGCCTTCGATGGCCACGGCCGCGTCAAGCTGCTGCACAGCATGGCGGCCTGGCGCGTCAACATGCCCGGCTTCAGCCTGTACGCGGTGTTGCTGGCTGTGCTGGTGTTCGGCTGGTTCCGCGTGTCGCTGCTGATGTTCGCGCTGTTCTACGACACCGCGGCGCTGCCGAATCTGAACGAGATCGTCGCCGACGCGTTCAAGGCCGACAATATCGAGTTCCTGATCGCCTATTTCGCCGTCGGTTTCCTGTTCGCCCAGATGGTGTTCTCGGTCAGCGTGGTGTCTATCCCGATGCTGCTGGACAAGGAAGTGGACACCATCACCGCGATGATCGCCAGCGTGCAGGCGGTGTACCGCAATGTGCTGACGATGGGCTTGTGGGCCGTTATCATTGTGGTGCTGTCGGTGGTCGGATTCGCCACCTACTACCTGGGCCTGATCATCATCATGCCGGTGCTGGCCCTGGCCAGCTGGCATGCCTATCGGGATCTGATCACCTTCGAGAGATGA